A window of the Brassica oleracea var. oleracea cultivar TO1000 chromosome C1, BOL, whole genome shotgun sequence genome harbors these coding sequences:
- the LOC106313196 gene encoding rootletin isoform X2 produces the protein MLEKIGLPAKPSLRGNSWVVDASHCQGCSSQFTFINRKHHCRRCGGLFCGSCTQQRMSLRGQGDSPVRICDPCKQLEEAARFELRHGYKNRSAKGGSKRTVKNEDDVLSEILGSDVDVSSSSESDRVTSKEMGSSSSVELDATPEELRRQAVEEKNKYRVLKQQGKSEEALKAFKRGKELERQADALEISLRKDRKRALSMRDVSAATQKNKAATKESSKSQKPPRKDDLAAELRDLGWSDDEDKKPATVSLEGEFSSLLREIPGRATNPQQKSGGGIDKSQVIAIKKKALALKREGKLAEAKEELKRAKVLEREIEEQELLGGADESDDELSALINSMDDDKEDDLLAQYEGSHDFDIGNLVGTVDDIGVDGEFDVTDEDMEDPAIAAALKSLGWTEDPGHRENLHTQSPPNNREERLAEIQALKREALTLKRAGNAAEALATLKKAKLLERELESAADNTSSQGADTSLKHPPRSRLAIQRELLAVKKKALTLKREGKFNEAEEELKKGAVLQEQLEELDNSSKLAAAGKAIREKDMPDISVDSLDDDGEVDVKDEELNDPSYLSMLKSLGWNDEDNNHAGDSSGRVEPVSTKPRRSKAEIQRELLALKRKALTLRRQGSVDEAEEVQKQTKILEAQLVEIDSGKKTSTDSGMNVGDDSVTENDMKDPALLSTLKNLGWEDEEPKKQEAAFSSMQSTGQRIAAKTKGQIQRELLDLKRKALAFKRQGKNGEADELYSNAKVLEAQLAELETPKDEPVGEALSGQQFEKKVAASTINPTNYMDVDLLVGSQMDDKSVKSASAAQGNYDLLGDLISPAKSGSFSAHGGMSESRVVSQSGQQQPSMIDLLTGEQCERSPSPAEKGKAESRSEFGTQQTLASEEDSAPGSIESASVQNTSPQNTLKQDILAHKRKALALKKEGKISEAKEALQQAKLLERRLQEGENPSPEKLGRDGLVSAKQPPVVREKENSPSSSAAPKPMSSRDRFKLQQESLSHKRQAMKLRREGKMEEAEAEFEIAKTLEAQLEDSTSSKSEPVDDNVAVEDFLDPQLLSALKAIGLDSPANASASKPDTTQATPKPVREAVKPNPAKESDNSQERSQLEERIKAEKIKAVTLKRSGKQAEALDALRRAKLSEKKLNALA, from the exons ATGTTGGAAAAGATCGGATTGCCGGCGAAGCCTTCTCTGAGAGGAAACAGTTGGGTCGTCGATGCTTCTCATTGTCAAGGATGCTCTTCTCAGTTTACTTTCATCAATCGCAAG CATCATTGCCGGAGATGTGGGGGCTTGTTCTGTGGTAGCTGCACCCAGCAGCGAATGTCCCTACGTGGACAAGGTGACTCACCTGTGCGTATATGTGATCCTTGTAAGCAACTTGAAGAAGCTGCTCGCTTTGAGCTGCGTCATGGCTACAAAAACAGATCTGCAAAAG GTGGCTCTAAAAGGACCGTAAAGAATGAGGATGATGTTCTCAGTGAGATTCTTGGATCTGATGTTGATGTATCTTCTTCATCCGAGTCAGACAGGGTTACATCTAAAGAAATGGGAAGCAGCAGCAGTGTGGAGTTGGATGCTACTCCTGAAGAGTTGCGTAGACAAGCAGTAGAAGAGAAGAATAAGTACAGAGTCCTCAAACAACAAGGGAAGTCTGAAGAAGCTCTGAAGGCCTTTAAGAGAGGGAAGGAGCTTGAGAGGCAGGCGGACGCGCTAGAGATATCCTTGAGGAAGGACCGGAAAAGAGCACTGTCCATGCGAGATGTCTCCGCTGCGACGCAGAAGAACAAGGCTGCTACTAAAGAATCTAGCAAATCACAAAAGCCTCCACGGAAAGATGATTTGGCAGCTGAGCTGAGGGATCTTGGTTGGTCTGATGATGAAGATAAGAAACCAGCTACTGTGAGTTTGGAGGGCGAGTTTTCGTCTCTTCTCCGTGAGATCCCTGGAAGGGCGACTAACCCACAACAGAAGAGTGGAGGGGGAATCGACAAGAGTCAGGTGATTGCCATTAAGAAAAAGGCACTTGCGCTTAAACGTGAAGGGAAGCTTGCAGAAGCTAAAGAGGAGCTGAAAAGAGCTAAAGTTTTGGAAAGGGAGATTGAAGAGCAGGAACTTCTGGGTGGGGCTGATGAATCTGATGATGAGCTATCCGCGCTTATCAACAGTATGGATGATGACAAAGAAGATGATCTGTTAGCTCAATATGAGGGAAGCCATGATTTTGACATTGGTAACCTTGTGGGAACTGTAGATGATATTGGAGTTGATGGTGAATTTGATGTCACAGATGAAGATATGGAGGATCCAGCTATTGCTGCTGCCTTGAAATCTTTGGGCTGGACCGAGGATCCTGGTCACCGTGAGAATCTCCACACTCAGTCTCCTCCTAACAACAGAGAAGAACGTTTAGCTGAGATTCAGGCATTGAAAAGAGAAGCTCTCACTCTAAAGCGAGCTGGAAATGCTGCAGAGGCCTTGGCTACACTGAAGAAGGCAAAATTACTTGAGAGGGAACTAGAGTCTGCTGCTGATAATACATCCTCACAAGGTGCTGATACGAGCCTGAAACATCCTCCCAGAAGCAGGCTAGCGATACAGAGGGAGCTTCTTGCAGTGAAAAAGAAAGCGCTTACTTTGAAAAGGGAAGGGAAGTTTAACGAAGCTGAAGAGGAATTGAAGAAAGGAGCGGTTCTCCAAGAGCAGCTTGAAGAGCTGGACAATTCGTCAAAGTTAGCTGCAGCAGGAAAGGCTATTCGTGAAAAAGATATGCCTGATATCTCTGTTGATTCTCTGGATGATGATGGAGAGGTAGATGTAAAAGATGAGGAGTTAAATGATCCGAGTTACCTCTCGATGCTTAAGAGCTTAGGCTGGAATGATGAAGATAATAATCATGCGGGTGATTCATCTGGAAGAGTCGAACCAGTTAGTACGAAACCAAGAAGAAGCAAAGCTGAAATACAACGAGAACTCTTAGCGCTGAAAAGAAAAGCTCTAACTTTGAGGCGTCAAGGTAGTGTTGATGAAGCAGAGGAAGTTCAAAAACAGACTAAAATATTGGAAGCCCAGTTGGTAGAGATTGATTCAGGCAAGAAAACATCTACTGATAGTGGGATGAATGTAGGAGATGATAGTGTTACAGAAAATGATATGAAGGATCCAGCACTATTGTCGACTCTTAAGAATTTGGGATGGGAGGATGAAGAACCAAAGAAACAAGAAGCTGCATTTAGCTCTATGCAGTCTACTGGTCAACGGATAGCAGCCAAAACAAAGGGGCAAATCCAAAGAGAACTTCTGGACTTGAAAAGGAAAGCACTTGCCTTCAAGCGTCAAGGGAAAAACGGAGAGGCTGATGAATTGTACAGTAATGCCAAAGTTTTGGAAGCACAGCTAGCTGAACTGGAGACCCCCAAGGATGAGCCAGTGGGTGAAGCTTTGAGCGGTCAGCAGTTTGAGAAGAAAGTCGCAGCTTCTACCATCAATCCTACAAACTATATGGATGTTGATTTATTAGTTGGATCTCAAATGGACGACAAGTCAGTCAAATCTGCAAGTGCTGCTCAAGGTAACTATGACTTGTTAGGAGACTTAATCTCCCCTGCTAAGTCCGGTTCCTTTAGCGCACATGGTGGGATGAGTGAAAGTAGAGTTGTTTCACAATCAGGCCAGCAGCAGCCAAGTATGATTGATTTGCTGACTGGTGAGCAGTGTGAGAGGTCCCCAAGTCCTGCAGAGAAAGGAAAAGCTGAGTCCAGGTCAGAGTTTGGTACTCAGCAAACACTGGCAAGTGAAGAAGACTCAGCACCTGGTAGTATTGAATCAGCTTCTGTTCAAAATACATCTCCTCAGAATACCCTTAAGCAAGATATACTGGCTCACAAGAGAAAGGCACTTGCTTTGAAGAAAGAAGGAAAGATAAGTGAAGCTAAAGAGGCATTGCAACAAGCGAAATTGTTGGAGAGGAGACTACAAGAAGGAGAAAACCCTTCCCCTGAAAAACTCGGACGAGATGGTTTGGTTTCTGCAAAGCAGCCTCCTGTTGTACGAGAGAAAGAGAATAGCCCTTCAAGTTCAGCTGCTCCGAAGCCAATGTCTAGTCGTGACCGTTTTAAGCTGCAGCAAGAGTCGCTAAGCCACAAACGTCAAGCCATGAAGCTTCGTAGGGAAGGTAAGATGGAAGAAGCTGAAGCTGAGTTCGAAATTGCCAAAACTCTTGAAGCTCAGCTAGAGGATTCAACATCCTCAAAATCAGAACCGGTAGATGATAATGTAGCAGTGGAAGATTTTCTGGATCCTCAACTCTTGTCTGCCCTCAAGGCTATCGGACTAGACAGTCCTGCGAATGCGTCGGCGAGTAAGCCAGACACGACACAAGCTACTCCAAAACCAGTGCGTGAAGCTGTGAAACCGAATCCAGCCAAGGAGAGTGATAATAGCCAGGAGAGAAGTCAACTGGAAGAACGCATCAAAGCAGAGAAGATAAAAGCTGTGACCCTGAAACGTTCAGGGAAGCAAGCTGAAGCATTAGATGCTCTTCGAAGAGCAAAACTCTCTGAAAAGAAACTAAATGCTCTTGCATGA
- the LOC106313196 gene encoding rootletin isoform X1, translated as MLEKIGLPAKPSLRGNSWVVDASHCQGCSSQFTFINRKHHCRRCGGLFCGSCTQQRMSLRGQGDSPVRICDPCKQLEEAARFELRHGYKNRSAKAGGSKRTVKNEDDVLSEILGSDVDVSSSSESDRVTSKEMGSSSSVELDATPEELRRQAVEEKNKYRVLKQQGKSEEALKAFKRGKELERQADALEISLRKDRKRALSMRDVSAATQKNKAATKESSKSQKPPRKDDLAAELRDLGWSDDEDKKPATVSLEGEFSSLLREIPGRATNPQQKSGGGIDKSQVIAIKKKALALKREGKLAEAKEELKRAKVLEREIEEQELLGGADESDDELSALINSMDDDKEDDLLAQYEGSHDFDIGNLVGTVDDIGVDGEFDVTDEDMEDPAIAAALKSLGWTEDPGHRENLHTQSPPNNREERLAEIQALKREALTLKRAGNAAEALATLKKAKLLERELESAADNTSSQGADTSLKHPPRSRLAIQRELLAVKKKALTLKREGKFNEAEEELKKGAVLQEQLEELDNSSKLAAAGKAIREKDMPDISVDSLDDDGEVDVKDEELNDPSYLSMLKSLGWNDEDNNHAGDSSGRVEPVSTKPRRSKAEIQRELLALKRKALTLRRQGSVDEAEEVQKQTKILEAQLVEIDSGKKTSTDSGMNVGDDSVTENDMKDPALLSTLKNLGWEDEEPKKQEAAFSSMQSTGQRIAAKTKGQIQRELLDLKRKALAFKRQGKNGEADELYSNAKVLEAQLAELETPKDEPVGEALSGQQFEKKVAASTINPTNYMDVDLLVGSQMDDKSVKSASAAQGNYDLLGDLISPAKSGSFSAHGGMSESRVVSQSGQQQPSMIDLLTGEQCERSPSPAEKGKAESRSEFGTQQTLASEEDSAPGSIESASVQNTSPQNTLKQDILAHKRKALALKKEGKISEAKEALQQAKLLERRLQEGENPSPEKLGRDGLVSAKQPPVVREKENSPSSSAAPKPMSSRDRFKLQQESLSHKRQAMKLRREGKMEEAEAEFEIAKTLEAQLEDSTSSKSEPVDDNVAVEDFLDPQLLSALKAIGLDSPANASASKPDTTQATPKPVREAVKPNPAKESDNSQERSQLEERIKAEKIKAVTLKRSGKQAEALDALRRAKLSEKKLNALA; from the exons ATGTTGGAAAAGATCGGATTGCCGGCGAAGCCTTCTCTGAGAGGAAACAGTTGGGTCGTCGATGCTTCTCATTGTCAAGGATGCTCTTCTCAGTTTACTTTCATCAATCGCAAG CATCATTGCCGGAGATGTGGGGGCTTGTTCTGTGGTAGCTGCACCCAGCAGCGAATGTCCCTACGTGGACAAGGTGACTCACCTGTGCGTATATGTGATCCTTGTAAGCAACTTGAAGAAGCTGCTCGCTTTGAGCTGCGTCATGGCTACAAAAACAGATCTGCAAAAG CAGGTGGCTCTAAAAGGACCGTAAAGAATGAGGATGATGTTCTCAGTGAGATTCTTGGATCTGATGTTGATGTATCTTCTTCATCCGAGTCAGACAGGGTTACATCTAAAGAAATGGGAAGCAGCAGCAGTGTGGAGTTGGATGCTACTCCTGAAGAGTTGCGTAGACAAGCAGTAGAAGAGAAGAATAAGTACAGAGTCCTCAAACAACAAGGGAAGTCTGAAGAAGCTCTGAAGGCCTTTAAGAGAGGGAAGGAGCTTGAGAGGCAGGCGGACGCGCTAGAGATATCCTTGAGGAAGGACCGGAAAAGAGCACTGTCCATGCGAGATGTCTCCGCTGCGACGCAGAAGAACAAGGCTGCTACTAAAGAATCTAGCAAATCACAAAAGCCTCCACGGAAAGATGATTTGGCAGCTGAGCTGAGGGATCTTGGTTGGTCTGATGATGAAGATAAGAAACCAGCTACTGTGAGTTTGGAGGGCGAGTTTTCGTCTCTTCTCCGTGAGATCCCTGGAAGGGCGACTAACCCACAACAGAAGAGTGGAGGGGGAATCGACAAGAGTCAGGTGATTGCCATTAAGAAAAAGGCACTTGCGCTTAAACGTGAAGGGAAGCTTGCAGAAGCTAAAGAGGAGCTGAAAAGAGCTAAAGTTTTGGAAAGGGAGATTGAAGAGCAGGAACTTCTGGGTGGGGCTGATGAATCTGATGATGAGCTATCCGCGCTTATCAACAGTATGGATGATGACAAAGAAGATGATCTGTTAGCTCAATATGAGGGAAGCCATGATTTTGACATTGGTAACCTTGTGGGAACTGTAGATGATATTGGAGTTGATGGTGAATTTGATGTCACAGATGAAGATATGGAGGATCCAGCTATTGCTGCTGCCTTGAAATCTTTGGGCTGGACCGAGGATCCTGGTCACCGTGAGAATCTCCACACTCAGTCTCCTCCTAACAACAGAGAAGAACGTTTAGCTGAGATTCAGGCATTGAAAAGAGAAGCTCTCACTCTAAAGCGAGCTGGAAATGCTGCAGAGGCCTTGGCTACACTGAAGAAGGCAAAATTACTTGAGAGGGAACTAGAGTCTGCTGCTGATAATACATCCTCACAAGGTGCTGATACGAGCCTGAAACATCCTCCCAGAAGCAGGCTAGCGATACAGAGGGAGCTTCTTGCAGTGAAAAAGAAAGCGCTTACTTTGAAAAGGGAAGGGAAGTTTAACGAAGCTGAAGAGGAATTGAAGAAAGGAGCGGTTCTCCAAGAGCAGCTTGAAGAGCTGGACAATTCGTCAAAGTTAGCTGCAGCAGGAAAGGCTATTCGTGAAAAAGATATGCCTGATATCTCTGTTGATTCTCTGGATGATGATGGAGAGGTAGATGTAAAAGATGAGGAGTTAAATGATCCGAGTTACCTCTCGATGCTTAAGAGCTTAGGCTGGAATGATGAAGATAATAATCATGCGGGTGATTCATCTGGAAGAGTCGAACCAGTTAGTACGAAACCAAGAAGAAGCAAAGCTGAAATACAACGAGAACTCTTAGCGCTGAAAAGAAAAGCTCTAACTTTGAGGCGTCAAGGTAGTGTTGATGAAGCAGAGGAAGTTCAAAAACAGACTAAAATATTGGAAGCCCAGTTGGTAGAGATTGATTCAGGCAAGAAAACATCTACTGATAGTGGGATGAATGTAGGAGATGATAGTGTTACAGAAAATGATATGAAGGATCCAGCACTATTGTCGACTCTTAAGAATTTGGGATGGGAGGATGAAGAACCAAAGAAACAAGAAGCTGCATTTAGCTCTATGCAGTCTACTGGTCAACGGATAGCAGCCAAAACAAAGGGGCAAATCCAAAGAGAACTTCTGGACTTGAAAAGGAAAGCACTTGCCTTCAAGCGTCAAGGGAAAAACGGAGAGGCTGATGAATTGTACAGTAATGCCAAAGTTTTGGAAGCACAGCTAGCTGAACTGGAGACCCCCAAGGATGAGCCAGTGGGTGAAGCTTTGAGCGGTCAGCAGTTTGAGAAGAAAGTCGCAGCTTCTACCATCAATCCTACAAACTATATGGATGTTGATTTATTAGTTGGATCTCAAATGGACGACAAGTCAGTCAAATCTGCAAGTGCTGCTCAAGGTAACTATGACTTGTTAGGAGACTTAATCTCCCCTGCTAAGTCCGGTTCCTTTAGCGCACATGGTGGGATGAGTGAAAGTAGAGTTGTTTCACAATCAGGCCAGCAGCAGCCAAGTATGATTGATTTGCTGACTGGTGAGCAGTGTGAGAGGTCCCCAAGTCCTGCAGAGAAAGGAAAAGCTGAGTCCAGGTCAGAGTTTGGTACTCAGCAAACACTGGCAAGTGAAGAAGACTCAGCACCTGGTAGTATTGAATCAGCTTCTGTTCAAAATACATCTCCTCAGAATACCCTTAAGCAAGATATACTGGCTCACAAGAGAAAGGCACTTGCTTTGAAGAAAGAAGGAAAGATAAGTGAAGCTAAAGAGGCATTGCAACAAGCGAAATTGTTGGAGAGGAGACTACAAGAAGGAGAAAACCCTTCCCCTGAAAAACTCGGACGAGATGGTTTGGTTTCTGCAAAGCAGCCTCCTGTTGTACGAGAGAAAGAGAATAGCCCTTCAAGTTCAGCTGCTCCGAAGCCAATGTCTAGTCGTGACCGTTTTAAGCTGCAGCAAGAGTCGCTAAGCCACAAACGTCAAGCCATGAAGCTTCGTAGGGAAGGTAAGATGGAAGAAGCTGAAGCTGAGTTCGAAATTGCCAAAACTCTTGAAGCTCAGCTAGAGGATTCAACATCCTCAAAATCAGAACCGGTAGATGATAATGTAGCAGTGGAAGATTTTCTGGATCCTCAACTCTTGTCTGCCCTCAAGGCTATCGGACTAGACAGTCCTGCGAATGCGTCGGCGAGTAAGCCAGACACGACACAAGCTACTCCAAAACCAGTGCGTGAAGCTGTGAAACCGAATCCAGCCAAGGAGAGTGATAATAGCCAGGAGAGAAGTCAACTGGAAGAACGCATCAAAGCAGAGAAGATAAAAGCTGTGACCCTGAAACGTTCAGGGAAGCAAGCTGAAGCATTAGATGCTCTTCGAAGAGCAAAACTCTCTGAAAAGAAACTAAATGCTCTTGCATGA